In Fusarium oxysporum Fo47 chromosome XII, complete sequence, one DNA window encodes the following:
- a CDS encoding cytochrome b5-like heme/steroid binding domain-containing protein: MFWSNSKSRSTQPSCAATKADIEPSVSFIENSDSPSQYKPAPTTTENNALPFIEAETIADACRNGHLWVIIDDIIYDCTDFVHNHPGGDRVIESFRGSNCTWQFWRFHSQKDLTEFGRSIRVGRTKGIKNKFREPPRFVGLRKFWSSDN; encoded by the coding sequence ATGTTCTGGTCCAACTCCAAGTCTCGCTCAACGCAACCATCCTGCGCCGCCACGAAAGCTGATATTGAGCCGTCCGTGTCGTTTATTGAGAACTCCGACAGCCCAAGCCAATACAAGCCAGCGCCAACCACCACTGAAAACAACGCTTTACCTTTCATTGAAGCAGAGACTATCGCGGATGCCTGCCGTAACGGTCACCTATGGGTCATAATAGACGACATTATCTACGACTGCACAGATTTTGTGCACAACCATCCTGGGGGTGATCGTGTTATCGAATCATTTAGGGGCAGCAATTGCACCTGGCAGTTCTGGAGGTTTCACAGTCAGAAGGATCTGACCGAGTTTGGTAGATCGATTCGCGTAGGGCGGACTAAAGGGATCAAGAACAAGTTCAGGGAACCCCCGAGATTTGTTGGACTTCGGAAGTTTTGGAGCTCGGACAATTAG
- a CDS encoding GPR1/FUN34/yaaH family-domain-containing protein encodes MSSGESKLRPCTTAGGHVEDRGQPALPVVHRRFANPSPLGLLSFATGIFLISSFGVHARGIQTPNVMIAVLIFFGGICQYIVGIMEFITGNTFGTAVFMSYGAFNISYSMIYLPGSGIIAAYTDESGALSPDFQQAIAMYLWAWFILTVIYTVAAVRSSWVLFLDLLALDICLILLAAGNMVNSTSVLNTGYAFGYLVAVMSCKLFRFQSHALTNHLPKTGLAVQVFLLEVLLHSKSPPSRCTKRHDAGSVRTVARLSSTYSMIDNGFWLT; translated from the exons ATGTCTTCCGGAGAGAGCAAGCTACGACCCTGCACAACTGCAGGCGGTCATGTCGAGGATCGCGGGCAGCCGGCTCTCCCCGTCGTCCATAGGCGCTTTGCAAACCCATCCCCACTGGGTCTGCTCTCTTTCGCCACAG GTATCTTCCTCATTTCCAGTTTCGGTGTCCACGCTCGCGGAATCCAGACCCCGAATGTCATGATTGCCgtgctcatcttcttcggcggCATTTGCCAGTACATTGTCGGGATTATGGAATTTATCACTGGAAATACCTTTGGCACAGCTGTCTTCATGTCCTACGGCgccttcaacatctcgtACAGCATGATCTACCTTCCTGGCTCGGGTATCATTGCTGCATATACTGATGAGTCGGGCGCTTTGAGTCCAGACTTCCAGCAGGCGATCGCTATGTATTTATGGGCATGGTTCATCCTGACAGTCATCTATACCGTAGCTGCAGTCCGAAGCTCCTGGGTGCTCTTCCTTGACCTTCTGGCACTGGATATCTGCCTCATCTTACTTGCTGCTGGCAATATGGTAAACAGCACCTCCGTCCTCAATACAGGCTACGCCTTTGGATACTTGGTTGCTGTTATGAGTTGTAAGTTGTTTCGGTTCCAGAGCCATGCCCTTACTAATCATCTTCCCAAGACTGGGCTGGCTGTGCAGGTCTTTTTGCTGGAGGTGTTACTCCATTCGAAGTCCCCACCTTCCCGATGTACAAAGAGGCATGATGCAGGATCCGTCAGAACTGTTGCTAGACTGTCATCAACATACTCTATGATTGATAATGGCTTTTGGTTAACCTAA